The proteins below come from a single Benincasa hispida cultivar B227 chromosome 4, ASM972705v1, whole genome shotgun sequence genomic window:
- the LOC120075202 gene encoding CXXC motif containing zinc binding protein isoform X2 produces MAFLQSLSEFVKCGRCGEVSQKETCVTLNETIPLQAGKGTTNLVQKCKFCGREGTITMIPGRGQPLTQETSELGKSSPLMLFDCRGYEPMDFVFGPGWKAESIEGTKFEDIDLSEGEFAEYDEKGECPVMISKLEATFELVK; encoded by the exons atGGCATTTCTTCAATCGCTTTCTGAATTT GTGAAATGCGGGAGATGCGGGGAGGTGAGCCAGAAAGAAACGTGCGTGACCTTGAATGAAACTATTCCTCTCCAAGCTGGTAAAGGGACTACTAATCTCGTTCAAAAG TGCAAGTTCTGTGGGAGGGAGGGAACTATCACAATGATTCCAGGGCGAGGTCAACCATTGACTCAGGAAACAAGTGAATTAGGAAAGTCATCTCCCTTGATGTTATTTGACTGCAGAGGTTATGAGCCTATGGACTTCGTATTTGGACCTGGATGGAAAGCAGAATCT ATAGAAGGGACTAAATTTGAGGATATTGACTTGAGTGAAGGTGAGTTTGCAGAGTATGATGAGAAGGGAGAATGCCCTGTCATGATTTCCAAATTAGAGGCCACATTTGAGTTGGTAAAGTAG
- the LOC120075202 gene encoding CXXC motif containing zinc binding protein isoform X1, which produces MVNFLLKIKAELENLTNLQPQDGCDDPNFTYLFKVKCGRCGEVSQKETCVTLNETIPLQAGKGTTNLVQKCKFCGREGTITMIPGRGQPLTQETSELGKSSPLMLFDCRGYEPMDFVFGPGWKAESIEGTKFEDIDLSEGEFAEYDEKGECPVMISKLEATFELVK; this is translated from the exons ATGGTGAACTTCTTGCTTAAGATCAAAGCGGAGCTCGAGAACCTCACCAATCTTCAGCCTCAAGATGGTTGCGACGACCCAAACTTCACTTACCTTTTCAAA GTGAAATGCGGGAGATGCGGGGAGGTGAGCCAGAAAGAAACGTGCGTGACCTTGAATGAAACTATTCCTCTCCAAGCTGGTAAAGGGACTACTAATCTCGTTCAAAAG TGCAAGTTCTGTGGGAGGGAGGGAACTATCACAATGATTCCAGGGCGAGGTCAACCATTGACTCAGGAAACAAGTGAATTAGGAAAGTCATCTCCCTTGATGTTATTTGACTGCAGAGGTTATGAGCCTATGGACTTCGTATTTGGACCTGGATGGAAAGCAGAATCT ATAGAAGGGACTAAATTTGAGGATATTGACTTGAGTGAAGGTGAGTTTGCAGAGTATGATGAGAAGGGAGAATGCCCTGTCATGATTTCCAAATTAGAGGCCACATTTGAGTTGGTAAAGTAG